A stretch of the Streptomyces ortus genome encodes the following:
- a CDS encoding type I polyketide synthase, with the protein MDDSAERAAEGGDRVQRALRALLEERDRLRRENEALKAGRGEPIAVVAMACRYPGGVATPEALWDVVRDGRDVVDEFPQDRGWPDLYDPDPDTLGSSYVRHGGFLTDAAAFDAGFFGISPKEALAIDPQQRLLLETSWEAFERAGIVPADVRGAEIGVFSGVSAPEYGMRFLEAGANELEGYLLQGSALSVASGRVAYELGLTGPAMTVDTACSSSLVAVHLAMQSLRSGECSLALAGGAAVMATPALFVEFSRQRGLSPDGRCRSFADQADGTGWSEGVGVLLLERLSDARRNGHPVLAVLRGSAVNQDGASNGLTAPNGLAQEKVIRKALANAGLRASEVDLIEAHGTGTTLGDPIEAGALLATYGQGRAEGRPLWLGSLKSNIGHSMAAAGVGGIIKAVLAVRHRQLPKTLHVQTPSQHVDWSSGAVELLAEGREWTRADGPRRAGVSSFGVSGTNAHVVLEEAPEQEQEQEQRQEGVVGGLVPWVLSGRTAGAVERQARKLRDFAAADEDLDVTDAAWSLVTGRTRFEHRAVVLGRNREELLSGVTSLADGQESAVVVRGTAAERGGTVFVFPGQGSQWAGMGRQLYDTFPVFARSLDACAAALAEWVDWSLLDVVRGAPGAPTLDRVDVVQPALFSVMVSTAALWRSWGVEPAAVVGHSQGEIAAAHVCGALSLRDATRVVALRSKALVDLIGHGGMASVAQSADRVEDLLAPWRDRVGIAVVNGPRSVVVSGEPDALDEFVEKMTAEGVQAKRIKVDYASHSPHVTRVRDRVIDALSDVSPATSALPFCSTLYGEITDTAALNGDYWYTNLREKVLFEPSVRRLAGDGFRVFVEMSPHPVLTGPVQEIVEDLDDAVVLSSARRDRGEAEAVLGSLARFHAEGGTVDWDALLGTRKRVDLPTYAFQRQRHWLNSSPAGVRAQVPVLHTPAVDDEPVALRDRLAALSDDEATALVLDHVLTRVAVVLGHASGEAVDPDQEFKDIGFDSLLSVQLSKGLAASTGLKLRAGLVLRHPTPRRVAGHLMTSMTGRDRR; encoded by the coding sequence ATGGACGACTCCGCGGAGCGCGCGGCGGAGGGCGGGGACCGGGTCCAACGGGCCCTCCGCGCGCTGCTGGAGGAACGCGACCGCCTGCGACGGGAGAACGAGGCCCTCAAGGCCGGCCGCGGCGAGCCGATCGCCGTGGTCGCCATGGCGTGCCGCTACCCGGGAGGCGTGGCCACGCCCGAGGCGCTGTGGGACGTCGTTCGCGACGGCAGGGACGTGGTGGACGAGTTCCCGCAGGACCGGGGATGGCCGGACCTGTACGACCCGGACCCCGACACGCTCGGCAGCTCGTACGTGCGGCACGGAGGATTCCTGACGGACGCCGCCGCCTTCGACGCGGGGTTCTTCGGCATCAGCCCCAAGGAGGCACTGGCGATCGACCCCCAGCAGCGCCTGCTCCTTGAGACGTCGTGGGAGGCCTTCGAACGGGCGGGCATCGTCCCCGCCGACGTACGCGGCGCCGAGATCGGTGTCTTCTCCGGAGTGAGCGCCCCCGAGTACGGCATGCGCTTCCTGGAGGCCGGCGCCAACGAACTGGAGGGCTACCTGCTGCAAGGCAGCGCCCTGAGCGTGGCCTCCGGCCGCGTGGCCTACGAGCTCGGCCTGACGGGCCCGGCGATGACCGTGGACACGGCGTGCTCGTCGTCGCTGGTGGCCGTTCATCTGGCGATGCAGTCGCTGCGCTCGGGTGAGTGCTCGCTCGCCCTGGCGGGCGGGGCGGCGGTGATGGCGACGCCCGCGCTCTTCGTGGAGTTCTCCCGGCAGCGCGGCCTGTCGCCCGACGGCCGGTGCCGGTCCTTCGCGGACCAGGCGGACGGGACCGGCTGGTCCGAAGGGGTGGGGGTGCTGCTGCTGGAGCGGCTCTCCGACGCCCGCCGCAACGGCCATCCGGTACTGGCCGTCCTGCGCGGCTCCGCCGTCAACCAGGACGGGGCCAGCAACGGGCTGACCGCTCCCAACGGCCTCGCCCAGGAGAAGGTGATCCGCAAGGCGCTGGCCAACGCGGGACTGCGGGCCTCCGAGGTGGACCTGATCGAGGCCCATGGCACCGGGACCACGCTGGGCGACCCCATAGAGGCGGGCGCCCTGCTGGCGACCTACGGGCAGGGGCGTGCCGAGGGCAGGCCGCTGTGGCTGGGGTCCCTGAAGTCGAACATCGGTCACTCCATGGCCGCCGCCGGGGTGGGCGGGATCATCAAGGCCGTGCTGGCCGTGCGGCATCGGCAGCTCCCGAAGACACTGCACGTGCAGACGCCCTCACAGCACGTTGACTGGTCCTCCGGCGCGGTCGAACTGCTGGCGGAGGGGCGGGAGTGGACCCGCGCGGACGGTCCGCGGCGGGCCGGTGTGTCGTCGTTCGGGGTCAGCGGCACCAACGCGCACGTCGTCCTGGAAGAGGCCCCGGAACAGGAACAGGAACAGGAACAGAGGCAAGAGGGTGTCGTCGGCGGCCTCGTGCCGTGGGTGCTGTCCGGCAGGACCGCGGGGGCCGTGGAGCGGCAGGCACGCAAGCTGCGCGACTTCGCCGCCGCCGACGAGGACCTCGATGTCACCGACGCCGCTTGGTCGTTGGTGACCGGCCGGACCCGCTTCGAGCACCGCGCGGTGGTCCTGGGCCGGAACCGGGAGGAGCTGCTGAGCGGCGTGACGTCGCTCGCCGACGGACAGGAGTCCGCCGTGGTCGTGCGCGGCACGGCCGCGGAACGCGGTGGGACGGTCTTCGTGTTCCCCGGACAGGGGTCGCAGTGGGCCGGCATGGGGCGTCAGCTGTACGACACCTTCCCTGTCTTCGCGCGCAGCCTCGACGCGTGCGCGGCCGCTCTGGCCGAGTGGGTCGACTGGTCGCTGCTCGACGTGGTGCGCGGCGCCCCCGGGGCACCGACGCTGGACCGGGTGGACGTGGTTCAGCCGGCCCTGTTCTCCGTGATGGTGTCCACGGCCGCCCTGTGGCGTTCCTGGGGCGTGGAACCGGCCGCGGTGGTGGGGCACAGCCAGGGCGAGATAGCCGCCGCCCACGTGTGCGGCGCCCTGTCCCTGCGCGACGCCACCCGAGTCGTGGCGCTGCGCAGCAAGGCCCTGGTGGACCTGATCGGTCATGGCGGGATGGCGTCGGTCGCCCAGTCGGCGGACCGGGTGGAGGACCTCCTCGCGCCGTGGCGGGACCGGGTCGGAATCGCCGTCGTCAACGGCCCCCGCTCCGTGGTGGTGTCCGGGGAACCGGACGCGCTCGACGAGTTCGTCGAGAAGATGACCGCCGAAGGCGTGCAGGCCAAGCGGATCAAGGTCGACTACGCCTCCCATTCCCCCCATGTGACCCGGGTCCGCGACCGCGTGATCGACGCGCTGTCCGACGTGAGCCCGGCCACCTCGGCCCTGCCCTTCTGCTCGACCCTGTACGGCGAGATCACCGACACCGCGGCGCTGAACGGTGACTACTGGTACACCAACCTGCGCGAGAAGGTGCTCTTCGAGCCCTCCGTCCGGCGGCTGGCGGGCGACGGTTTCCGGGTGTTCGTCGAGATGAGCCCGCACCCCGTGCTCACCGGCCCCGTGCAGGAGATCGTCGAAGATCTGGACGACGCGGTGGTCCTGTCCTCGGCACGACGCGACCGCGGCGAGGCGGAGGCCGTGCTCGGCTCACTGGCCCGGTTCCACGCCGAGGGCGGGACGGTGGATTGGGACGCCCTGCTCGGGACCCGCAAGAGGGTGGACCTGCCGACGTACGCCTTCCAGCGGCAGCGCCACTGGCTGAACTCCTCGCCCGCCGGGGTGAGGGCGCAGGTGCCCGTGCTGCACACGCCCGCGGTGGACGACGAGCCCGTCGCCCTGCGGGACCGGCTGGCCGCGCTTTCCGACGACGAGGCGACGGCACTCGTCCTGGATCACGTCCTCACCCGGGTCGCGGTCGTGCTCGGGCACGCCTCCGGCGAAGCCGTCGACCCCGACCAGGAGTTCAAGGACATCGGCTTCGACTCACTGCTCTCGGTACAGCTGAGCAAGGGCCTGGCCGCGTCGACCGGGCTCAAGCTGAGAGCGGGCCTGGTCCTGCGACACCCGACCCCCAGACGGGTCGCCGGGCATCTCATGACGTCGATGACCGGTCGTGACCGGCGGTGA